In Lolium rigidum isolate FL_2022 chromosome 3, APGP_CSIRO_Lrig_0.1, whole genome shotgun sequence, the genomic window ATATCCTTAGTTGCCCATGAAACACTTACCTCTCGCATGCTGCTTGTTGAGTTGTAGCTTGCAAGTCACACACATGCCTGCAATGAAGTATACATCCTTCCTCCAGAAGTTCCTCCTCCTGATTGCTCTTATCCTCGCAACCTTGGCATCCGGCGATGACCAATTTCTCTTCTCTGGCTTCAACCAATCCAGCCTAACCCTCGATGGTTGTGCCGCGGTCACAGACACTGGCCTCCTTGATCTGTCCAATGACACGAGCGGTCTCAAAGGTCACGCCTTCTACCCTACTCCTCTGCATTTCCGCAAGTCGCCCGGTGGAAAAGTTCAATCCTTCTCAGTCTATGTAGTTTTCAGCACCTTCATCACATACCAAGACTTGAGCGCTGAAGGCATGGCCTTCTTCATCGCCCCCACCAAGAATTTCTCCGATGCACGGGCGCCCAAGTACTTTGGCCTCCTCAACGAGAAGAACAATGGCAACACAAGCAACCACATCTTCATGATCGAGCTCGACACCTACAAAAATGCTGAGCTCCAAGACATCAACGACAACCATCTCGGGATTAACATCAACAGTGGAATCTCCTTGCAATCCAGAACATCTGGCTTCTATGAAGACGAGAGTGGTGCCTTCGAGAATATGACGCTGAATGGTAACAAGGCTATGCAACTGTGGGTAGAATATGACAAGAATGATATGCAGATCAATGTGACCTTAGCTCCAATCAACATACAGAAACCATCAAGGCCACTGCTCTCTGCAACCTGTGATCTCTCAACTGTACTCTCCGACTCAGCTCAAGACATTGGATTCTCAACCGTATCTACTCCCATCAACACCCGTCAGTATGTGTTGGGATGGAGTTTTGGCATGAATAGACCAGCTCCATCCATTGACATCTCCAAGCTTCCTAAGTTGCCTCTTGTTGGTAAGAGGGCCCAGTCCAAGCTCTTGGAGTTTGTCCTACCAATAGCCACTGCAACATTTATTCTCTCTGTGGGCACTCTTGTTGCTCTAGTTGTGCTAAGGAGAATGAAGTATGCAGAGGTGCATGAGGATTGGGAGGTAGAGTTTGGCCCGCACCGATTCTCGTACAAAGATTTGTTCCATGCTACGGGAGGGTTCAAAAACAAACACCTACTTGGAGAAGGAGGTTTTGGAAAAGTATATAAAGGAGTGCTTCCATTGTCTAGTGTTGAGATTGCTGTGAAGAGGATGTCTCATGAGTCAAGACAGGGGATGAAGGAGTTTATCACAGAGGTTGTTAGCATCGGCCGACTCCGCCATCGCAACCTTGTGCAGCTACTTGGCTATTGCCGTAGAAAAGGTGAACTGTTTTTGGTTTATAAATACATGCCAAATGGTAGCCTTGATAAATATCTACATTGTGAGGAGCACAAGGCCATTTTGAATTGGGCTGAGAGGTTTCGAGTAATCAAAGGCATTGCTACCGGCTTGCTCTATCTCCATGAGAAGTGGGAGAAAATAGTAATCCATAGAGACATCAAGGCAAGCAATGTACTCCTGGATGGTGAAATGAATGGGCGGCTTGGTGACTTTGGCCTTGCCCGGTTATATGATCATGGCACCGACCCACAAACCACACATATTGTTGGTACGAAGGGGTACATAGCCCCCGAGCTACTACGTACAGGGAAGGCATCCCCTCATACAGATGTTTTTGCCTTCGGCATGTTCCTTCTCGAGGTTGCATGCGGGCAAAAACCTGTCAAGAAAAATGCAGAGGGAAATGAGgttttcttggtcgattgggtaCTTGAGCATTGGAACAATGGGTTGCTTACTGAGACAGCGGATACCAGGCTCCAAGGTGACTACTGTATTGATGAGGCTTACCTCGTGTTAAAGCTGGGACTTCTATGCCAGCACCCGTATCCTAGTTCAAGGCCTAGGATGCGAGAAGTTATGCAATACCTCGATGGTGACATGCCATTACGCGAGCTGAGGCAGACGCAAGTGAGcttgatgaacatggaggccttgATGAAAAGCAATGGACCGAACTCATCTGTCGTGTCATACCCGCAAATGACAACAAGCTTCGGCACAATATCTGGCCTCTCAGGAGGAAGATGATATCCATAGTGTTTTGTCGTTGATTACGTACACTGTTTCTTAGGAGCACATATATAAATGTAGTAAGTCGCTAGAAATAAGCATACGAGGATGATCAGTTACATGTCTAAAGTCTGTACAACATTTTCATTTAGATGCTCATAAGTTGTGTGTATATTTATGTATGTTTACCTTTGAGCTCTTGTGTGCCACTTGTTTTTGCCTTTGTA contains:
- the LOC124704649 gene encoding L-type lectin-domain containing receptor kinase SIT2-like, producing MKHLPLACCLLSCSLQVTHMPAMKYTSFLQKFLLLIALILATLASGDDQFLFSGFNQSSLTLDGCAAVTDTGLLDLSNDTSGLKGHAFYPTPLHFRKSPGGKVQSFSVYVVFSTFITYQDLSAEGMAFFIAPTKNFSDARAPKYFGLLNEKNNGNTSNHIFMIELDTYKNAELQDINDNHLGININSGISLQSRTSGFYEDESGAFENMTLNGNKAMQLWVEYDKNDMQINVTLAPINIQKPSRPLLSATCDLSTVLSDSAQDIGFSTVSTPINTRQYVLGWSFGMNRPAPSIDISKLPKLPLVGKRAQSKLLEFVLPIATATFILSVGTLVALVVLRRMKYAEVHEDWEVEFGPHRFSYKDLFHATGGFKNKHLLGEGGFGKVYKGVLPLSSVEIAVKRMSHESRQGMKEFITEVVSIGRLRHRNLVQLLGYCRRKGELFLVYKYMPNGSLDKYLHCEEHKAILNWAERFRVIKGIATGLLYLHEKWEKIVIHRDIKASNVLLDGEMNGRLGDFGLARLYDHGTDPQTTHIVGTKGYIAPELLRTGKASPHTDVFAFGMFLLEVACGQKPVKKNAEGNEVFLVDWVLEHWNNGLLTETADTRLQGDYCIDEAYLVLKLGLLCQHPYPSSRPRMREVMQYLDGDMPLRELRQTQVSLMNMEALMKSNGPNSSVVSYPQMTTSFGTISGLSGGR